From Woronichinia naegeliana WA131, the proteins below share one genomic window:
- a CDS encoding transposase, producing the protein MKISKEEKSKLGGKIMMVVEAFTQRPVTLWYTENDKSNDKIWCEELAAKLPENGLILVDMGFFSFVWFDLLTEAKKFFLTRFRAGTSYKTKQVLSQGSHYRDEIIIMGNYRSNPCKHPVRLVSVLWGTIWYQYLTNVLSPEQLSAEEVCDLYRRRWTIEEGATFS; encoded by the coding sequence ATGAAAATAAGTAAAGAAGAAAAGAGTAAATTGGGGGGTAAAATAATGATGGTAGTGGAAGCCTTTACCCAAAGACCCGTTACTTTATGGTACACAGAAAATGATAAATCAAATGATAAAATATGGTGTGAAGAATTGGCAGCTAAATTACCAGAAAATGGTTTAATTCTCGTAGATATGGGATTTTTTAGCTTTGTGTGGTTTGATTTGTTAACAGAAGCTAAAAAGTTTTTTCTAACCAGATTTAGAGCGGGTACATCTTACAAAACCAAACAAGTATTGTCTCAAGGTAGTCATTACAGAGATGAGATTATCATTATGGGAAATTACCGTTCTAATCCTTGCAAGCATCCGGTGAGATTAGTCTCAGTATTATGGGGAACAATCTGGTATCAGTATTTAACAAATGTGTTGTCTCCCGAACAACTGTCCGCCGAAGAGGTCTGTGATTTATATCGAAGACGATGGACAATCGAAGAGGGTGCGACCTTTAGTTGA
- a CDS encoding tetratricopeptide repeat protein codes for MNGFIWSIFLGVWLSRSLFLTEFSPRLFSTLPDLLTQISAQTSFEDRLIEGMDRGMQGDYGGAITIFSRLIREYPHAAEAYYNRGLAKQKLGDQKGAIADYNRAIKLDQKLTEAYQARGLLKQEQNKFTEALQDLQQAAKLYQAQNNTTSYEALQPKIQELLILKKQEK; via the coding sequence ATGAATGGTTTTATCTGGAGTATTTTTTTAGGGGTTTGGTTAAGCCGATCGCTTTTTCTGACAGAATTTTCTCCTCGGTTATTCAGCACATTGCCTGATCTTCTCACTCAGATTTCTGCTCAAACCAGCTTTGAGGATCGGTTGATCGAAGGGATGGATCGCGGAATGCAAGGAGATTATGGAGGGGCGATCACTATTTTTTCTCGTCTGATTCGTGAATATCCCCATGCTGCTGAGGCCTACTACAATCGAGGTCTGGCTAAACAGAAATTGGGCGATCAAAAAGGCGCGATCGCGGACTATAACCGAGCGATTAAACTCGACCAGAAACTAACAGAGGCTTATCAAGCCAGAGGCCTACTCAAACAAGAACAGAACAAATTTACGGAAGCATTGCAGGATTTACAACAAGCAGCAAAACTCTATCAAGCTCAAAATAATACAACCAGTTATGAGGCTCTACAACCTAAAATTCAGGAATTACTTATCCTGAAGAAACAAGAAAAATGA